The following proteins come from a genomic window of Gossypium raimondii isolate GPD5lz chromosome 5, ASM2569854v1, whole genome shotgun sequence:
- the LOC105771090 gene encoding uncharacterized protein LOC105771090 — protein MKNSIRCCISCILPCGALDVVRIVHSNGLIEEISGSIMAAEIMKAHPKHVLKLPSSPSHDGMLSKVVVVPPDAKLQCGKIYFLLPLPPTTMKKRGQNANHNGRQHRQSGSTSNTKNNTILVANLSTSDEHCFSEVLSDKLSTERDRRRRGRVGMWRPHLESISETLNNY, from the coding sequence ATGAAGAACAGCATTCGGTGCTGCATCTCTTGCATTCTTCCCTGTGGAGCGCTGGATGTGGTTCGGATAGTCCACTCCAACGGTCTCATTGAAGAAATCAGTGGCTCCATCATGGCCGCCGAGATCATGAAGGCTCACCCTAAACACGTCCTTAAGCTACCCTCCTCTCCTTCCCATGATGGGATGCTCTCGAAAGTTGTTGTCGTCCCACCCGATGCAAAGCTCCAATGTGGCAAGATTTATTTCCTCCTGCCTCTGCCCCCAACAACCATGAAGAAAAGAGGCCAAAACGCCAACCACAATGGCCGCCAGCATCGTCAAAGCGGAAGCACGAGCAACACCAAAAACAACACAATTTTAGTGGCGAATCTTTCGACATCGGATGAACATTGTTTTAGTGAGGTACTTTCGGATAAGTTGTCAACGGAAAGGgatagaagaagaagagggcGAGTTGGGATGTGGAGACCGCACTTAGAGAGCATCTCCGAGACCCTTAATAATTATTGA
- the LOC105771089 gene encoding protein LIGHT-DEPENDENT SHORT HYPOCOTYLS 10, with protein MILSCQKYPIIPLGEKRLVEFTIMSGDIARDSAEGSSRSSVSHHNQPQSPPLSRYESQKRRDWNTFGQYLKNQRPPVALSQCNCNHVLEFLRYLDQFGKTKVHLHGCVFFGQPDPPAPCTCPLRQAWGSLDALIGRLRAAYDEHGGSPETNPFGNGAIRVYLREVRDCQAKARGIPYRKKKKKKTQIKPKVDDPMPSSNQQPSSQLAT; from the coding sequence atgatcCTTTCTTGCCAAAAATACCCAATAATTCCTCTGGGGGAAAAAAGATTAGTTGAGTTCACAATCATGTCAGGTGATATTGCCAGAGATTCTGCTGAAGGCTCCTCACGGTCCTCCGTCAGCCACCACAATCAACCTCAATCGCCTCCGCTGAGCCGGTACGAATCACAGAAACGGCGAGACTGGAACACTTTTGGGCAGTATTTGAAGAACCAGAGGCCCCCGGTTGCACTCTCCCAGTGTAACTGCAACCATGTTCTTGAATTCCTAAGATATCTGGACCAGTTTGGGAAGACTAAGGTTCACCTACATGGTTGTGTGTTTTTTGGACAACCTGATCCGCCTGCTCCTTGTACTTGTCCACTAAGGCAGGCCTGGGGGAGTCTTGATGCACTGATCGGACGCCTAAGAGCTGCTTATGATGAGCATGGTGGGTCGCCCGAGACTAACCCTTTTGGAAATGGAGCAATTCGGGTTTATTTGCGTGAAGTGAGGGACTGTCAAGCTAAGGCCAGAGGGATTCCATatcgaaagaaaaagaagaagaagactcAAATTAAACCCAAAGTCGACGATCCTATGCCTTCTTCCAACCAGCAGCCCTCTTCTCAGCTAGCTACCTAG
- the LOC105768989 gene encoding protein SCAR3 isoform X1 — translation MPLVRAQVRNEYGLGQPELYKEVNREDPKAVLDGIAVAGLVGILRQLGDLAEFAAEVFHGLQEQVMSTASRSHKLTIRVQRIEAALPPLEKAVLAQTSHIHFAYTAGSEWHPRIRNEKNLFIYNDLPRFIMDSYEVCRDPPHLHLLDKFDAGGPGSCLQRYSDPTFFKRASGSSIEEDVEKVQRDKRSRKSKKRRSSHRNGKLLRGASLSSCSGRMQFTSVLANGRTSSQNASTVDMAPKSDMGEHSSSFDSRTGSGYIECAFNLGSSMLEELEPKQFSSKLMQETDTLGSNFPVDQTRVLDDNFSRSSSQEQIVPSLSCVTWDEKAEIVESKAGNRDIDEVPEMNFDVDVQEIGIANAGNGDQVHIPFNDVDAPQASIIENQNDEIESEPDNYMDALNTIESESENDIECHRKQEVEQCSENDIECQRELGMERSEDTNNISNENREDEEVVMDDNVDSTSSIIEPSASSNIISSNGMSGSSSDPVASENIPCEQVPQILGKSSDPDRTSNTGLCISEEICNGSQAEFVISDPSPSSGSTVSDMHDPAGDRIMNSVNDSQNSQTESSVHSVGFWTNGGLLGLQPSKPPDFAVSTVGQGSAATTSEVFGPPNQILMSLQDGLKGNAGTVVENANLDANLGRPVNSHFNDNLDNLNGVGSSLNTSLPHGNKNPVNPNIKATSIESDEEEDDKSSRMFGLGHKLLVNGFRRKVSIGNDDDSEPATSRKTGVLEPRNELQRISYQKIPQTTVNEQIGNGSPINSLTSSPPLEHMKISFNPLDGFGTSKLKLQFPDGNHYHENIRDMFPSFQLVPVPAISAHGVASDSDDDTFCRSSPYMSDDCLSHCSESNSEQWESGEAPESNDPALHDALSRLSSMESVSSCLQVRGAANNGICVNGGNKKPIAPGSSAAEPSLSMPLDLPGFDVINPVLHDETESNSDQKNQVKLQNAMQLKPLPPPPPPAQWRVSKPCFNEAEERQHALSESLRHELDLKLLSSFVSQKPEPALVNQQKINDKANALQPEKKVDEEKNNGQKGVSLLSGGRGMDEKEDFLHQIRTKSFNLRPTATARPTVISGPTANVQVTAILQKANAIRQAVGSDDDDNWSDN, via the exons ATGCCTCTGGTTAGAGCTCAGGTGAGGAATGAGTACGGGCTTGGTCAACCGGAGCTTTACAAGGAAGTCAATAGAGAAGATCCAAAAGCTGTTCTCGACGGCATCGCCGTCGCCGGCCTCGTTGGGATCTTGCGCCAGTTAGGCGATCTTGCTGA ATTTGCAGCAGAGGTTTTTCATGGATTACAAGAGCAAGTAATGAGCACAGCTTCTAGGAGTCATAAATTGACGATTCGTGTGCAACGGATTGAAGCTGCGCTTCCGCCTCTTGAGAAGGCTGTTCTTGCCCAGACTAGTCATATTCACTTTGCTTATACAGCTG GTTCTGAATGGCACCCTCGGATTCGGAATGAGAAAAATCTTTTCATTTACAATGACTTGCCACGATTTATTATGGATTCCTATGAAGTTTGTCGCGACCCTCCACATCTACACTTGCTTGACAA ATTTGATGCTGGTGGCCCAGGATCTTGTTTACAGAGATATTCTGATCCAACCTTCTTTAAGCGAGCTTCAGGTAGCTCCATTGAAGAAGATGTTGAGAAAGTCCAAAGAGATAAGAGGAGTCGTAAAAGCAAG AAAAGAAGATCGTCCCACAGGAATGGCAAACTATTACGTGGTGCATCATTATCAAGTTGCAGTGGCAG AATGCAGTTTACTTCTGTACTTGCTAATGGGCGAACTTCCTCTCAAAATGCATCAACAGTTGATATGGCACCGAAATCTGATATGGGAGAGCATTCAAGTTCTTTTGATTCAAGAACTGGGTCTGGATATATTGAATGTGCTTTCAATCTTGGTTCATCCATGCTAGAGGAATTGGAACCCAAGCAATTCTCCTCTAAGCTGATGCAAGAAACAGATACCcttggttccaattttcctgTTGATCAAACTCGGGTTCTAGATGATAATTTTTCACGTAGTTCATCACAAGAGCAGATTGTCCCTAGTTTATCTTGTGTAACATGGGATGAAAAGGCAGAAATAGTGGAGTCCAAAGCAGGAAATCGGGATATAGATGAAGTTCCAGAGATGAACTTTGATGTAGATGTGCAGGAAATTGGAATTGCCAATGCCGGAAATGGTGACCAAGTGCATATCCCCTTTAATGATGTGGATGCTCCCCAAGCAAGCATTATTGAGAaccaaaatgatgaaattgaaagtgaACCAGACAATTACATGGATGCACTGAACACAATAGAGTCGGAATCTGAAAATGATATTGAGTGCCATAGAAAACAAGAAGTGGAACAGTGTTCTGAAAATGATATCGAGTGTCAAAGAGAACTGGGAATGGAACGGAGTGAAGATACTAACAACATTAGTAATGAGAATAGAGAAGATGAAGAGGTTGTTATGGATGATAACGTGGACAGTACTTCATCTATAATTGAACCGTCTGCCTCATCCAATATTATTTCTAGCAATGGGATGTCTGGGAGTTCATCTGATCCAGTAGCCTCTGAGAATATTCCCTGTGAACAGGTGCCTCAAATCTTAGGCAAATCTTCTGACCCTGATCGTACATCAAATACTGGTTTATGCATAAGTGAGGAAATCTGTAATGGCTCACAAGCGGAATTTGTCATCAGTGATCCATCACCATCCTCTGGCTCCACAGTTTCTGATATGCATGATCCAGCCGGAGATAGGATCATGAACAGTGTTAATGACTCTCAAAACTCCCAGACTGAATCTTCTGTGCATTCAGTTGGGTTCTGGACAAATGGTGGCCTTTTGGGACTTCAGCCATCAAAACCTCCTGATTTTGCTGTATCAACTGTAGGTCAGGGTTCTGCAGCTACAACTAGTGAAGTATTTGGTCCTCCAAATCAAATACTTATGTCTTTGCAAGATGGACTCAAAGGAAATGCAGGCACTGTGGTTGAGAATGCTAATTTAGATGCAAACCTTGGAAGACCTGTTAATTCTCATTTTAATGATAATCTTGATAATTTAAATGGTGTTGGCTCTAGCCTAAATACCTCATTGCCACATGGAAACAAGAACCCGGTCAATCCTAACATCAAAGCTACATCTATTGAATCTGATGAGGAGGAGGATGACAAGTCATCTAGGATGTTTGGACTTGGCCATAAATTACTTGTAAATGGTTTTCGCAGAAAGGTGTCAATTGGCAATGATGATGATTCTGAACCAGCCACTTCTAGAAAAACTGGGGTATTGGAGCCTAGGAATGAGCTGCAGCGCATATCGTATCAGAAAATTCCTCAGACGACCGTTAATGAACAGATCGGAAATGGATCTCCCATAAATTCACTTACTTCTTCTCCACCACTTGAACATATGAAAATATCCTTCAACCCTTTAGATGGATTTGGGACTTCCAAACTCAAATTGCAATTTCCTGATGGGAATCATTATCATGAAAACATTAGAGACATGTTTCCTTCATTTCAGTTGGTCCCAGTGCCTGCTATTTCAGCTCATGGTGTTGCTTCAGACTCTGATGATGATACTTTCTGCAGATCATCCCCTTATATGTCTGATGACTGCCTTAGTCATTGCTCTGAGTCAAATTCTGAGCAGTGGGAATCTGGTGAAGCACCTGAAAGCAATGATCCTGCGCTGCATGATGCATTAAGCAGATTGTCATCGATGGAATCTGTTTCAAGCTGTTTACAAGTTAGGGGAGCAGCCAATAATGGCATCTGTGTTAATGGGGGAAATAAAAAACCTATAGCACCGGGGTCTAGTGCAGCAGAACCATCTCTATCTATGCCACTCGATCTCCCAGGTTTTGATGTCATTAACCCTGTACTGCATGATGAAACCGAAAGTAATTCTGATCAAAAGAATCAGGTAAAATTGCAAAATGCAATGCAGCTCAAACCATTGCCTCCACCTCCCCCCCCTGCACAATGGCGGGTTTCAAAACCCTGCTTCAACGAGGCAGAAGAAAGACAACATGCTTTATCAGAGTCACTGAGACATGAGCTTGATCTGAAACTTCTTAGTTCTTTTGTCTCTCAGAAGCCTGAGCCAGCTTTAGTTAATCAACAGAAAATAAATGATAAGGCAAATGCATTGCAACCAGAGAAGAAG GTGGACGAAGAGAAAAATAATGGACAGAAAGGCGTAAGCCTGCTCAGTGGTGGCCGAGGGATGGATGAAAAGGAAGATTTCTTGCATCAGATCAGAACTAAA TCTTTCAACCTAAGACCCACAGCCACTGCAAGACCAACTGTTATTTCTGGTCCCACTGCAAATGTCCAGGTCACTGCAATTTTGCAGAAAGCAAATGCAATTCGCCAG GCTGTTGGGAGTGATGACGATGATAACTGGAGtgacaattaa
- the LOC105768989 gene encoding protein SCAR3 isoform X2 — protein sequence MDSYEVCRDPPHLHLLDKFDAGGPGSCLQRYSDPTFFKRASGSSIEEDVEKVQRDKRSRKSKKRRSSHRNGKLLRGASLSSCSGRMQFTSVLANGRTSSQNASTVDMAPKSDMGEHSSSFDSRTGSGYIECAFNLGSSMLEELEPKQFSSKLMQETDTLGSNFPVDQTRVLDDNFSRSSSQEQIVPSLSCVTWDEKAEIVESKAGNRDIDEVPEMNFDVDVQEIGIANAGNGDQVHIPFNDVDAPQASIIENQNDEIESEPDNYMDALNTIESESENDIECHRKQEVEQCSENDIECQRELGMERSEDTNNISNENREDEEVVMDDNVDSTSSIIEPSASSNIISSNGMSGSSSDPVASENIPCEQVPQILGKSSDPDRTSNTGLCISEEICNGSQAEFVISDPSPSSGSTVSDMHDPAGDRIMNSVNDSQNSQTESSVHSVGFWTNGGLLGLQPSKPPDFAVSTVGQGSAATTSEVFGPPNQILMSLQDGLKGNAGTVVENANLDANLGRPVNSHFNDNLDNLNGVGSSLNTSLPHGNKNPVNPNIKATSIESDEEEDDKSSRMFGLGHKLLVNGFRRKVSIGNDDDSEPATSRKTGVLEPRNELQRISYQKIPQTTVNEQIGNGSPINSLTSSPPLEHMKISFNPLDGFGTSKLKLQFPDGNHYHENIRDMFPSFQLVPVPAISAHGVASDSDDDTFCRSSPYMSDDCLSHCSESNSEQWESGEAPESNDPALHDALSRLSSMESVSSCLQVRGAANNGICVNGGNKKPIAPGSSAAEPSLSMPLDLPGFDVINPVLHDETESNSDQKNQVKLQNAMQLKPLPPPPPPAQWRVSKPCFNEAEERQHALSESLRHELDLKLLSSFVSQKPEPALVNQQKINDKANALQPEKKVDEEKNNGQKGVSLLSGGRGMDEKEDFLHQIRTKSFNLRPTATARPTVISGPTANVQVTAILQKANAIRQAVGSDDDDNWSDN from the exons ATGGATTCCTATGAAGTTTGTCGCGACCCTCCACATCTACACTTGCTTGACAA ATTTGATGCTGGTGGCCCAGGATCTTGTTTACAGAGATATTCTGATCCAACCTTCTTTAAGCGAGCTTCAGGTAGCTCCATTGAAGAAGATGTTGAGAAAGTCCAAAGAGATAAGAGGAGTCGTAAAAGCAAG AAAAGAAGATCGTCCCACAGGAATGGCAAACTATTACGTGGTGCATCATTATCAAGTTGCAGTGGCAG AATGCAGTTTACTTCTGTACTTGCTAATGGGCGAACTTCCTCTCAAAATGCATCAACAGTTGATATGGCACCGAAATCTGATATGGGAGAGCATTCAAGTTCTTTTGATTCAAGAACTGGGTCTGGATATATTGAATGTGCTTTCAATCTTGGTTCATCCATGCTAGAGGAATTGGAACCCAAGCAATTCTCCTCTAAGCTGATGCAAGAAACAGATACCcttggttccaattttcctgTTGATCAAACTCGGGTTCTAGATGATAATTTTTCACGTAGTTCATCACAAGAGCAGATTGTCCCTAGTTTATCTTGTGTAACATGGGATGAAAAGGCAGAAATAGTGGAGTCCAAAGCAGGAAATCGGGATATAGATGAAGTTCCAGAGATGAACTTTGATGTAGATGTGCAGGAAATTGGAATTGCCAATGCCGGAAATGGTGACCAAGTGCATATCCCCTTTAATGATGTGGATGCTCCCCAAGCAAGCATTATTGAGAaccaaaatgatgaaattgaaagtgaACCAGACAATTACATGGATGCACTGAACACAATAGAGTCGGAATCTGAAAATGATATTGAGTGCCATAGAAAACAAGAAGTGGAACAGTGTTCTGAAAATGATATCGAGTGTCAAAGAGAACTGGGAATGGAACGGAGTGAAGATACTAACAACATTAGTAATGAGAATAGAGAAGATGAAGAGGTTGTTATGGATGATAACGTGGACAGTACTTCATCTATAATTGAACCGTCTGCCTCATCCAATATTATTTCTAGCAATGGGATGTCTGGGAGTTCATCTGATCCAGTAGCCTCTGAGAATATTCCCTGTGAACAGGTGCCTCAAATCTTAGGCAAATCTTCTGACCCTGATCGTACATCAAATACTGGTTTATGCATAAGTGAGGAAATCTGTAATGGCTCACAAGCGGAATTTGTCATCAGTGATCCATCACCATCCTCTGGCTCCACAGTTTCTGATATGCATGATCCAGCCGGAGATAGGATCATGAACAGTGTTAATGACTCTCAAAACTCCCAGACTGAATCTTCTGTGCATTCAGTTGGGTTCTGGACAAATGGTGGCCTTTTGGGACTTCAGCCATCAAAACCTCCTGATTTTGCTGTATCAACTGTAGGTCAGGGTTCTGCAGCTACAACTAGTGAAGTATTTGGTCCTCCAAATCAAATACTTATGTCTTTGCAAGATGGACTCAAAGGAAATGCAGGCACTGTGGTTGAGAATGCTAATTTAGATGCAAACCTTGGAAGACCTGTTAATTCTCATTTTAATGATAATCTTGATAATTTAAATGGTGTTGGCTCTAGCCTAAATACCTCATTGCCACATGGAAACAAGAACCCGGTCAATCCTAACATCAAAGCTACATCTATTGAATCTGATGAGGAGGAGGATGACAAGTCATCTAGGATGTTTGGACTTGGCCATAAATTACTTGTAAATGGTTTTCGCAGAAAGGTGTCAATTGGCAATGATGATGATTCTGAACCAGCCACTTCTAGAAAAACTGGGGTATTGGAGCCTAGGAATGAGCTGCAGCGCATATCGTATCAGAAAATTCCTCAGACGACCGTTAATGAACAGATCGGAAATGGATCTCCCATAAATTCACTTACTTCTTCTCCACCACTTGAACATATGAAAATATCCTTCAACCCTTTAGATGGATTTGGGACTTCCAAACTCAAATTGCAATTTCCTGATGGGAATCATTATCATGAAAACATTAGAGACATGTTTCCTTCATTTCAGTTGGTCCCAGTGCCTGCTATTTCAGCTCATGGTGTTGCTTCAGACTCTGATGATGATACTTTCTGCAGATCATCCCCTTATATGTCTGATGACTGCCTTAGTCATTGCTCTGAGTCAAATTCTGAGCAGTGGGAATCTGGTGAAGCACCTGAAAGCAATGATCCTGCGCTGCATGATGCATTAAGCAGATTGTCATCGATGGAATCTGTTTCAAGCTGTTTACAAGTTAGGGGAGCAGCCAATAATGGCATCTGTGTTAATGGGGGAAATAAAAAACCTATAGCACCGGGGTCTAGTGCAGCAGAACCATCTCTATCTATGCCACTCGATCTCCCAGGTTTTGATGTCATTAACCCTGTACTGCATGATGAAACCGAAAGTAATTCTGATCAAAAGAATCAGGTAAAATTGCAAAATGCAATGCAGCTCAAACCATTGCCTCCACCTCCCCCCCCTGCACAATGGCGGGTTTCAAAACCCTGCTTCAACGAGGCAGAAGAAAGACAACATGCTTTATCAGAGTCACTGAGACATGAGCTTGATCTGAAACTTCTTAGTTCTTTTGTCTCTCAGAAGCCTGAGCCAGCTTTAGTTAATCAACAGAAAATAAATGATAAGGCAAATGCATTGCAACCAGAGAAGAAG GTGGACGAAGAGAAAAATAATGGACAGAAAGGCGTAAGCCTGCTCAGTGGTGGCCGAGGGATGGATGAAAAGGAAGATTTCTTGCATCAGATCAGAACTAAA TCTTTCAACCTAAGACCCACAGCCACTGCAAGACCAACTGTTATTTCTGGTCCCACTGCAAATGTCCAGGTCACTGCAATTTTGCAGAAAGCAAATGCAATTCGCCAG GCTGTTGGGAGTGATGACGATGATAACTGGAGtgacaattaa
- the LOC105769552 gene encoding dof zinc finger protein DOF1.5: MVMASHEGQGIKLFGATITLHAGRQVKEEHKEDDHSKADKRPDKIIPCPRCKSMETKFCYFNNYNVNQPRHFCKGCQRYWTAGGALRNVPVGAGRRKAKPVPGRGLAGFQEGYLFDGSSGVHVHQFELEGMVLDEWHSAAANGGFRQVFPMKRRRISCSGDHGDSCGLSVDQNQPTSEESMIQFH, translated from the exons ATGGTCATGGCTAGCCATGAAGGCCAAGGGATCAAGCTATTTGGGGCAACAATTACGTTGCATGCAGGAAGACAAGTGAAAGAAGAACACAAAGAAGACGACCATTCAAAAGCCGACAAGAGGCCTGACAAGATCATACCTTGCCCTAGATGTAAGAGCATGGAGACCAAATTTTGTTACTTCAATAACTACAACGTGAATCAGCCCAGACATTTCTGTAAAGGTTGCCAGAGGTACTGGACTGCAGGTGGTGCCCTTCGGAACGTTCCGGTAGGGGCTGGTCGCCGGAAAGCGAAGCCAGTACCGGGTCGTGGTCTTGCTGGGTTTCAGGAGGGGTACTTGTTTGACGGCTCTAGTGGGGTGCACGTGCACCAGTTTGAGTTGGAGGGGATGGTGTTGGACGAGTGGCACTCGGCGGCAGCGAATGGTGGTTTCCGGCAAGTTTTCCCAATGAAGCGGAGGCGAATAAGCTGCTCAGGAG ATCATGGGGACTCATGTGGCCTCTCAGTAGACCAAAATCAACCCACTAGTGAGGAGTCCATGATCCAATTCCATTAA
- the LOC105769553 gene encoding protein AGENET DOMAIN (AGD)-CONTAINING P1 isoform X1 — translation MAFKLNDLVEICKKEEGFSGVYYTAILLAAVGRKRYLVRYENRFNEDGSRFLTEAVDSDEIRPSPPQPSGYNFAMAERVEAFVDFAWRVGTVIRKVDPNYYVKLDCNGKEHHCPFFKVRRHLEWQNGTWLSPATGSTKSIGFPFPALDSIVCKLIDPKAAKKTDQREGINLQILATKQT, via the exons ATGGCTTTCAAACTAAATGACCTGGTGGAGATATGCAAGAAGGAAGAGGGGTTCTCTGGCGTCTATTACACAGCCATTCTTCTAGCCGCGGTAGGAAGAAAGAGATACTTGGTACGGTATGAGAATCGTTTCAACGAGGACGGATCAAGGTTCCTCACTGAAGCTGTTGACTCCGATGAAATCAGGCCTTCTCCCCCACAACCTTCTGGCTACAATTTCGCCATGGCTGAAAGGGTTGAAGCCTTCGTCGACTTTGCTTGGAGGGTTGGAACTGTCATTAGAAAAGTTGACCCCAACTACTATGTCAAGTTGGATTGCAATGGCAAGGAACATCACTGTCCTTTCTTTAAAGTTAGGCGTCATCTTGAATGGCAAAATGGGACTTGGCTCTCTCCTGCAACTGG GTCAACTAAGAGCATTGGCTTTCCATTTCCAGCATTGGATTCCATTGTTTGCAAGCTTATAG ATCCGAAAGCAGCCAAGAAAACAGATCAGCGCGAGGGGATCAACCTGCAGATCCTGGCAACTAAGCAAACATGA
- the LOC105769553 gene encoding protein AGENET DOMAIN (AGD)-CONTAINING P1 isoform X2 has product MAFKLNDLVEICKKEEGFSGVYYTAILLAAVGRKRYLVRYENRFNEDGSRFLTEAVDSDEIRPSPPQPSGYNFAMAERVEAFVDFAWRVGTVIRKVDPNYYVKLDCNGKEHHCPFFKVRRHLEWQNGTWLSPATGSESSQENRSARGDQPADPGN; this is encoded by the exons ATGGCTTTCAAACTAAATGACCTGGTGGAGATATGCAAGAAGGAAGAGGGGTTCTCTGGCGTCTATTACACAGCCATTCTTCTAGCCGCGGTAGGAAGAAAGAGATACTTGGTACGGTATGAGAATCGTTTCAACGAGGACGGATCAAGGTTCCTCACTGAAGCTGTTGACTCCGATGAAATCAGGCCTTCTCCCCCACAACCTTCTGGCTACAATTTCGCCATGGCTGAAAGGGTTGAAGCCTTCGTCGACTTTGCTTGGAGGGTTGGAACTGTCATTAGAAAAGTTGACCCCAACTACTATGTCAAGTTGGATTGCAATGGCAAGGAACATCACTGTCCTTTCTTTAAAGTTAGGCGTCATCTTGAATGGCAAAATGGGACTTGGCTCTCTCCTGCAACTGG ATCCGAAAGCAGCCAAGAAAACAGATCAGCGCGAGGGGATCAACCTGCAGATCCTGGCAACTAA